A DNA window from Paenibacillus andongensis contains the following coding sequences:
- a CDS encoding glycoside hydrolase family 2 TIM barrel-domain containing protein, translating into MRQIFNFNTEWLFCAQDEPQSKHKNYKDDHFEEVNLPHTNKLVPHHYFSESDYQFVSWYRRHIEVPADWTGKSLIVEFDGVMSVTEVYVNGALVGEHQGGYTSFSFEISEWVICGESNVIAVRVDSTRRPDIPPEGRLVDYMLFGGIYRNVRLIVTNAVYIEWASYEWKDVTAQEASMDGTFRINNRGEARTLMLHTSLLSPLGKVIEQVITPIIAEAGETEVSQLTLHVKNPHLWNIDDPYLYVVRTSLCDTGVDSAQNDVLNTRVGIRSAEFRKDGKFYLNGRPLQLRGLNRHQMFPYLGGAMCERGQRKDADILKEELGLNFVRSSHYPADPSFLDRCDEIGLLVFEELPGWQYIGDAEWKNKALVQLEEMIVRDRNHPSIFLWGVRINESQDDTEFYLRTNALAHKLDPSRATGGVRCIQDSEFLEDVFTYNDFSRNREGKILQPNHSPYLITEYMGHMYPTKSYDSVERQIKHALGHARIQNGQYGVPHIAGAAGWCAFDYNTHQDFGSGDRICYHGVCDIFRLPKFAAHFYSSQQEPSKQPVVFIARYLIPSFNEDFRDVVPVFSNCEEADLFINGVKVASERPDYVNYPSLPHPPIMFTGCSWWEWGSSLLTSLKVVGKIGGIAVAEHELFPMGIPDHLVLQADDLELIADGADCTRVVVALRDSKGQTLQLAHHVVSFHIEGPARLIGENPFSLEAGRGAVYIQATRTPGTIRCIAMVKGGITAEVVIRSGALQAQIVPVPQRKIY; encoded by the coding sequence ATGAGACAGATTTTTAATTTTAACACGGAGTGGTTGTTCTGTGCCCAGGATGAGCCGCAAAGCAAACACAAGAACTATAAAGATGATCATTTCGAGGAGGTTAATCTCCCGCATACCAATAAACTAGTTCCTCATCACTATTTTAGCGAATCGGACTATCAGTTTGTTTCTTGGTATCGGCGTCACATTGAGGTCCCTGCGGACTGGACGGGGAAAAGTCTAATTGTGGAGTTCGATGGTGTGATGTCTGTAACGGAGGTTTATGTCAATGGAGCCTTAGTAGGTGAGCATCAAGGGGGTTATACTTCCTTTTCATTCGAGATAAGCGAATGGGTTATATGTGGGGAATCCAACGTGATTGCTGTCAGAGTTGATTCGACACGTAGACCAGATATCCCGCCGGAAGGGCGATTGGTCGATTATATGCTGTTCGGTGGCATCTATCGGAATGTCCGACTTATCGTAACGAACGCTGTGTATATCGAGTGGGCCTCTTATGAGTGGAAAGATGTGACTGCACAGGAAGCTTCGATGGATGGCACATTTCGGATTAACAATCGGGGTGAAGCGAGGACACTTATGCTGCACACCTCATTGCTCTCTCCCCTGGGTAAAGTCATTGAGCAAGTCATCACGCCAATCATCGCGGAAGCCGGGGAAACAGAAGTGAGTCAGCTGACGCTGCACGTGAAAAACCCGCATTTGTGGAACATCGACGATCCCTATTTGTATGTAGTGAGGACGTCCTTGTGTGACACGGGGGTGGATAGCGCCCAAAACGATGTTCTGAATACCAGGGTGGGTATACGTAGTGCCGAGTTCCGTAAGGACGGGAAATTCTATCTCAATGGCCGTCCGCTCCAGCTGCGAGGCTTGAATCGCCATCAGATGTTCCCGTATTTGGGAGGCGCGATGTGTGAAAGGGGGCAGCGCAAAGATGCGGATATTTTAAAAGAGGAGTTAGGGCTCAACTTCGTTCGCTCCTCTCATTATCCAGCGGATCCCTCGTTTCTTGATCGTTGTGATGAGATTGGCTTGCTTGTGTTCGAGGAGCTGCCAGGCTGGCAATACATTGGTGATGCGGAGTGGAAGAACAAGGCGCTAGTTCAGCTGGAGGAAATGATCGTACGTGATCGCAATCACCCTTCGATCTTCTTGTGGGGCGTTCGTATCAATGAGTCTCAGGACGATACTGAGTTCTATTTGCGGACAAATGCGCTTGCGCACAAGTTGGATCCATCACGGGCTACTGGTGGCGTGCGCTGCATACAAGACAGCGAGTTTCTGGAAGATGTTTTTACGTACAACGATTTCTCACGCAATCGGGAAGGGAAAATCCTGCAGCCAAACCATTCGCCGTATCTCATTACGGAATATATGGGGCATATGTATCCGACGAAGTCGTATGACAGTGTGGAGCGGCAAATCAAACACGCGCTTGGTCATGCTCGTATTCAGAATGGGCAATACGGCGTTCCTCACATAGCAGGAGCAGCTGGATGGTGTGCCTTCGATTATAATACGCACCAGGATTTCGGTTCCGGTGATCGCATTTGCTATCATGGCGTCTGTGATATTTTCCGACTGCCGAAGTTTGCCGCACATTTTTACAGCAGTCAGCAGGAACCTAGCAAGCAGCCTGTCGTATTTATTGCCCGTTATTTGATCCCGTCCTTTAATGAGGACTTTCGGGATGTCGTTCCTGTATTTTCGAATTGTGAAGAAGCAGATTTATTTATTAATGGGGTTAAGGTTGCCTCAGAGCGCCCCGACTATGTGAATTATCCTAGCTTGCCCCATCCGCCGATTATGTTCACAGGCTGCAGTTGGTGGGAGTGGGGATCGAGTCTGCTAACGAGTCTCAAGGTTGTTGGCAAAATCGGCGGTATCGCAGTAGCCGAGCATGAGCTGTTTCCGATGGGTATTCCAGATCACTTGGTCCTACAGGCGGACGATCTCGAGCTTATCGCAGACGGTGCAGATTGCACCCGAGTAGTAGTTGCTTTGCGAGACAGCAAAGGGCAGACGCTGCAGCTTGCTCATCATGTGGTTTCATTCCATATCGAGGGTCCAGCGAGATTGATTGGTGAGAATCCCTTCAGCTTGGAAGCTGGCAGAGGCGCAGTGTATATTCAGGCAACCAGAACGCCAGGGACAATTCGCTGCATAGCGATGGTGAAGGGGGGGATAACTGCTGAGGTGGTAATTCGATCGGGGGCGCTGCAAGCGCAAATCGTTCCTGTTCCACAGCGAAAAATTTATTAA
- a CDS encoding ABC transporter permease, which yields MLAPGLIYYLIFKYMPMFGIIIAFKEYNITKGILKSPWADPWYKYFEVFVSSPYFSQLLTNTILISSLKLIFGMVPPIILAILLNECRISWFKRFIQTLSYMPHFLSWVIIYGILIALLSQDNGLFNRWIVEAGGKAIPFLTSENWFRSILVSSDIWQNMGWGAIIYLAAIAGIDPSLYEAATMDGCKRIRLIWHVTLPNLRSIITILLILRLGSIMDAGFEQVYVLYNSYVYSVGDIIDTWVYRTGLEQLNFSLAASVGLFKSIIGCALVLLSNRIAKKWGEGIW from the coding sequence ATGCTTGCTCCTGGACTAATCTATTATTTGATATTTAAGTACATGCCCATGTTTGGGATTATCATTGCCTTCAAAGAGTACAACATTACGAAAGGCATTTTAAAGAGCCCTTGGGCTGATCCTTGGTATAAGTATTTTGAGGTTTTTGTAAGTTCGCCGTATTTTTCACAACTGCTGACAAATACGATTTTGATTAGTTCTCTTAAACTCATATTCGGAATGGTTCCACCAATTATCTTGGCGATATTGCTTAACGAATGCAGAATTTCATGGTTCAAAAGATTCATACAAACATTGAGCTATATGCCGCACTTTCTATCGTGGGTTATTATTTATGGTATTTTAATAGCTTTATTATCACAGGATAACGGCCTTTTCAATCGATGGATTGTTGAAGCCGGCGGCAAAGCCATTCCGTTTCTGACATCGGAAAATTGGTTCAGAAGCATTTTGGTCAGTTCTGACATCTGGCAAAACATGGGTTGGGGAGCTATTATTTATCTGGCCGCAATCGCAGGGATCGATCCCTCCCTATATGAAGCAGCAACGATGGACGGTTGCAAACGGATTCGCCTCATTTGGCATGTTACGCTTCCTAATTTACGGTCCATCATCACGATACTGTTAATCTTAAGACTTGGGAGTATTATGGATGCAGGATTTGAACAGGTCTATGTCCTGTACAACAGTTATGTTTATTCAGTGGGAGATATTATTGATACATGGGTGTACCGGACAGGTCTTGAACAGTTGAATTTTAGTTTGGCCGCATCAGTTGGCTTGTTTAAATCTATCATTGGCTGTGCATTGGTCTTGCTTTCCAATAGAATCGCTAAAAAATGGGGTGAAGGCATATGGTAA
- a CDS encoding carbohydrate ABC transporter permease: MVRGKGDQIFDGFVFIFLIAVGITALFPLMYVLSVSLTPFSELLKNGGFVIIPKTITFMAYKELFSMPRIPDALRITLFITIVGTIVNMILTVLLAYPLSRKKLPGRSFFLLMIVFTMLFSGGIIPSYLTVKYLGLLNSVWAMIIPGAIWSFNVLIVKSFIESLPEELIESANIDGAKELRILMQIIVPLSMPVIMTVSLFYMVGHWNEFFQAILYVTPLKLQPLQIVVRSILLQSNQAFENPEATLPSATLQMAVVIFASAPMIMVYPFIQKYFTKGMMLGAIKG; this comes from the coding sequence ATGGTAAGGGGGAAAGGAGATCAGATTTTTGACGGCTTCGTTTTTATTTTTCTAATAGCAGTCGGCATTACAGCCCTTTTCCCGCTAATGTATGTTTTATCGGTTTCACTCACCCCTTTTTCAGAGCTATTGAAAAATGGCGGGTTTGTCATAATACCTAAAACTATCACTTTTATGGCTTATAAGGAACTGTTCTCGATGCCGCGCATACCTGATGCGCTCAGAATAACTCTCTTTATTACAATAGTAGGCACGATTGTTAATATGATTCTAACGGTACTGCTGGCCTATCCACTAAGTAGAAAAAAGCTTCCTGGTCGTAGTTTTTTCTTGTTGATGATTGTTTTCACCATGCTTTTTAGCGGAGGAATCATTCCATCCTACTTGACCGTTAAATATTTGGGTTTGCTGAACAGTGTATGGGCCATGATCATCCCAGGAGCGATCTGGAGTTTTAATGTATTGATTGTAAAAAGCTTTATTGAAAGCTTGCCGGAGGAGCTAATTGAGTCAGCCAATATAGATGGCGCTAAAGAGCTAAGGATTTTAATGCAAATTATTGTACCCCTGTCCATGCCGGTCATCATGACCGTGAGCCTATTTTATATGGTTGGGCATTGGAATGAATTTTTTCAGGCGATTTTGTATGTGACACCGCTTAAGCTTCAACCTCTCCAGATCGTTGTAAGATCCATCTTATTGCAGTCCAATCAGGCTTTTGAAAATCCTGAGGCAACATTGCCTTCAGCTACGCTGCAGATGGCGGTGGTCATCTTCGCAAGTGCGCCGATGATTATGGTGTACCCGTTTATTCAGAAATATTTTACAAAAGGCATGATGCTTGGCGCGATTAAGGGTTGA
- a CDS encoding extracellular solute-binding protein, giving the protein MKKLRGLTKVLAMTLPVVVIMAGCSKGAETGQTAATNAPTTSKAPAAPVKIEWMEVGWGTNVPSSDDFVKTELDKKLGTNLILTTPATNEDYQNQLNVRLAGGTPPDVYQILNRESLLKSVGTDSLIDLTPYLKTKLKPFADFVGEDTLNNDKVDGKLYTITKKPGVSSNSYWLRKDWLDNLNLKAPVTLDDLYAVAKAFTNDDPDKNGKKDTYAITGSGFDAFTVIYGAFGVGSPIPNNGLPEIYVKDKKMVSSLYDPNMKNALAFIKKMIDAGLVDPELLASTGQQYVQKAIQGKAGMGNFSWTDLAKDAPAKQIKEVNPKAEWMQIAPPKGPGGQYDVSTGKGTSFTLFGIPKALEKDTAKLDKIFEYINYVSSKEGNRLVSYGVEGRHYTLNGEKVVPTDLLAKEGAYTWLYQMTGRPEAEYLQTKFPTQAPLIDFVQKQPRLTAYNGLLNPPADFMAADATRFIKEELSKFIYGKTPLDKYDEFLKNLETKFKYNLYLDAAQKRLKELGYTN; this is encoded by the coding sequence ATGAAGAAATTAAGGGGCTTAACAAAGGTTCTAGCCATGACGCTTCCTGTTGTTGTCATCATGGCCGGATGCTCTAAAGGGGCAGAAACCGGCCAAACAGCTGCAACTAATGCACCAACAACAAGCAAAGCACCAGCAGCACCAGTGAAAATTGAATGGATGGAAGTAGGGTGGGGCACGAATGTTCCTTCTAGCGATGACTTCGTCAAGACGGAATTGGATAAAAAATTAGGAACAAACCTTATTTTAACGACTCCGGCTACAAATGAAGATTATCAGAACCAGTTGAATGTTCGCTTGGCTGGCGGGACTCCTCCGGATGTTTATCAAATCTTGAATAGGGAGAGCCTGCTTAAAAGTGTTGGGACGGATAGTTTGATAGATCTAACCCCCTACTTGAAAACCAAGTTGAAACCGTTTGCTGACTTTGTTGGTGAGGATACACTGAATAACGATAAGGTAGACGGAAAGCTATACACCATTACCAAGAAACCGGGTGTTAGTTCCAACAGTTATTGGCTCCGCAAAGATTGGCTGGATAATTTAAATTTGAAAGCACCTGTTACGTTGGATGATTTGTATGCGGTTGCGAAAGCCTTTACGAATGATGATCCTGATAAAAATGGCAAGAAGGATACCTATGCGATTACGGGATCAGGATTTGATGCCTTCACCGTTATTTATGGAGCGTTTGGCGTAGGCTCTCCTATTCCGAACAACGGTTTGCCGGAAATCTATGTAAAAGATAAGAAGATGGTAAGCTCACTTTATGATCCCAATATGAAAAACGCGCTAGCTTTCATTAAAAAAATGATTGATGCAGGGCTTGTAGACCCTGAATTGCTTGCGTCCACGGGTCAGCAATATGTTCAGAAAGCCATTCAAGGCAAGGCAGGAATGGGTAATTTTTCATGGACAGATCTAGCGAAGGATGCGCCTGCGAAGCAAATCAAGGAGGTCAATCCTAAGGCAGAATGGATGCAGATTGCACCTCCCAAAGGGCCGGGTGGCCAGTATGATGTTTCCACAGGAAAAGGAACATCCTTTACTTTGTTTGGAATTCCCAAAGCATTAGAGAAGGATACGGCCAAACTAGATAAAATTTTTGAATACATTAATTACGTATCCTCCAAAGAGGGCAATCGTCTGGTCAGTTATGGCGTGGAGGGACGGCATTATACGTTAAATGGCGAAAAAGTAGTTCCTACAGATTTATTGGCTAAGGAGGGGGCTTATACATGGCTCTACCAAATGACAGGTCGTCCTGAAGCTGAGTACCTGCAAACGAAATTTCCTACTCAAGCCCCGTTGATTGACTTTGTGCAGAAACAGCCGAGACTGACAGCGTACAATGGTCTGCTTAACCCGCCAGCGGACTTTATGGCTGCTGATGCCACCAGATTTATTAAAGAAGAATTGTCTAAATTTATTTACGGTAAAACCCCGTTGGATAAATACGATGAATTCTTGAAGAATTTGGAAACGAAATTCAAATATAATCTGTATTTGGATGCAGCACAAAAACGCTTGAAAGAACTTGGTTATACAAACTAA
- a CDS encoding ABC transporter ATP-binding protein yields the protein MSIIQIDHVCKQYVMGGETIRALDVVTLEIEQGEIVAIMGPSGSGKSTLMNIIGCLDVSDTGSYVLDGKAINQMKDAQLAEIRNRKIGFVFQSFNLLPRLSAYENVELPLIYRGMTRKEREPLVMKALEAVDLIDRRKHMPSELSGGQQQRVAIARTLAGDPDIILADEPTGALDSKTGIEIMDIFTRLNDQGRTIILITHDHVIAQQAKRVVRFRDGRLLESV from the coding sequence ATGAGCATAATTCAAATCGATCATGTCTGTAAGCAATATGTGATGGGTGGGGAAACCATACGTGCGCTCGACGTTGTGACCTTGGAAATTGAACAAGGAGAAATTGTCGCAATTATGGGCCCGTCAGGCTCGGGGAAATCAACACTGATGAATATCATCGGCTGTTTGGATGTCTCAGATACGGGATCGTATGTTCTAGATGGCAAGGCGATTAACCAGATGAAGGATGCACAGTTGGCTGAGATTCGGAATCGGAAAATCGGATTTGTTTTTCAAAGCTTTAATTTGCTTCCAAGATTGAGTGCGTACGAGAATGTGGAGTTGCCGCTGATTTATCGGGGAATGACGAGGAAGGAACGAGAGCCGCTTGTTATGAAGGCGTTGGAAGCAGTGGACTTAATAGATCGAAGGAAACATATGCCTTCGGAGTTATCCGGCGGACAGCAGCAGCGTGTGGCGATCGCTCGCACGTTAGCGGGAGATCCGGACATTATTTTGGCGGATGAGCCGACGGGGGCGCTGGACTCGAAGACGGGCATTGAGATCATGGATATTTTCACGAGATTGAATGATCAAGGTCGGACGATTATTTTAATCACGCATGATCATGTGATCGCGCAGCAGGCGAAGCGAGTTGTAAGGTTTCGGGATGGGCGGTTGTTGGAGAGCGTTTAG
- a CDS encoding FAD-dependent oxidoreductase translates to MTVNKQEQYDVVVCGGGLAGFCTAVSAARHGAKTCIIQDRPVFGGNSSSEVCVTPHGAAAFHAYARETGIISELLIEERARNHAPILENGWTNSVWDMTMYDMAMSTPNLSFHLNTSIVSVLKSSDRTISAVVARVANAETEITIEGKIFVDCTGDGIVADQAGCEWRWGTEALDEFNEPHAPLEASKDTMGNSIHFRAKDMGRPVPFQAPEWAVKHEDPDYFYKQGRPFQSLHGGYWWIEIGVPWNTIYDSENIRHELTRHVLGIWDWIKNKDPEMKDKAANYALDWIGQVPGKRESRRIMGQYFMTEHDPANKTVFPDEIAFGGWFIDLHTPGGLLAPTAEPASAEGYTETSEYAIKSYCGPYGIPLRITIAKDIDNLMMAGRNVSVTHAALGTVRVMSTTALIGQAVGTSAAIALQRGLALADLPSQAIREVKQTLLRDGCFLLNTENEDELDLARNASVTASSQAACCGSEVNKELLQSGELGHHREILHQRKGQWIAISEGVLNRVSVCVTNMSDTPQIVESKIIPVDHIWDYRCEANPPIATTELHIMPGKYQWIDWDVQLSKADGLKSGSYARLDLLANPQIAWHCGDGIVPGHTCAYEMGQGKMRRDWNGPTRSFRVDPPQHAYSPEHVINGVTRPYRFTNLWRSDSSESLPQWLELKWEEQQSIGQIELTFPGNILWEYHGYAPFHRDPQCPKDYRLEAFVNGEWEQVLEVKGNYQRHCRHTLEQPVLTQKLRVVIDTTNGDPSAAIYEIRCYQA, encoded by the coding sequence ATGACAGTTAATAAACAGGAACAATACGATGTGGTTGTCTGCGGCGGTGGATTGGCGGGCTTCTGCACGGCGGTATCGGCAGCTAGGCACGGAGCAAAAACTTGCATCATCCAGGACCGTCCGGTTTTTGGTGGAAATAGTTCCTCGGAAGTGTGCGTTACGCCACACGGGGCGGCTGCTTTTCATGCATATGCGCGAGAAACCGGCATCATTTCGGAACTGCTCATCGAAGAGCGCGCGCGCAACCACGCACCGATCCTTGAGAACGGCTGGACGAATAGCGTTTGGGATATGACGATGTACGATATGGCGATGAGTACGCCGAATTTGTCGTTTCACTTAAATACTTCTATCGTCTCCGTGCTGAAAAGCAGTGACCGTACCATCAGCGCTGTTGTGGCGCGGGTGGCCAATGCGGAAACGGAGATTACGATCGAAGGCAAAATTTTTGTCGACTGTACAGGCGATGGAATTGTCGCCGATCAGGCTGGATGCGAATGGCGGTGGGGTACAGAGGCTCTAGATGAATTTAACGAACCGCATGCTCCGCTCGAGGCAAGCAAAGATACGATGGGCAATTCCATTCATTTCAGGGCCAAGGATATGGGGCGGCCGGTTCCGTTTCAAGCGCCGGAATGGGCGGTCAAGCATGAAGATCCGGATTACTTCTACAAGCAGGGTAGGCCTTTTCAAAGTCTGCATGGAGGATACTGGTGGATCGAGATCGGCGTACCGTGGAATACCATTTACGATTCCGAGAATATTCGGCACGAATTGACGCGTCATGTCCTTGGCATATGGGACTGGATTAAAAACAAGGATCCGGAGATGAAGGATAAAGCGGCCAATTATGCGCTGGACTGGATCGGGCAGGTGCCAGGTAAAAGGGAGAGCCGCCGCATTATGGGACAATATTTTATGACCGAACACGATCCGGCTAACAAAACGGTATTTCCGGATGAGATAGCCTTTGGCGGTTGGTTCATTGATCTGCATACGCCAGGCGGTCTGCTCGCGCCGACAGCCGAGCCCGCAAGTGCGGAGGGATACACGGAAACAAGTGAATATGCGATTAAGAGCTATTGCGGTCCTTATGGCATTCCGCTTCGGATCACGATTGCCAAGGATATTGATAATCTGATGATGGCGGGACGCAATGTAAGTGTGACGCATGCAGCGTTGGGAACGGTCCGTGTCATGTCGACGACGGCACTTATTGGGCAGGCAGTTGGAACCTCGGCAGCCATTGCTTTGCAAAGAGGTTTAGCGCTTGCTGACCTGCCGAGTCAGGCAATCCGTGAAGTCAAGCAAACGTTATTGCGCGACGGCTGCTTCCTGCTGAATACGGAGAACGAAGACGAGCTAGATCTCGCACGCAACGCGAGCGTTACAGCTAGCAGCCAAGCGGCTTGCTGCGGCTCTGAAGTGAACAAGGAGCTGCTCCAATCTGGTGAACTGGGGCATCATAGAGAGATTCTCCATCAGCGGAAGGGTCAATGGATTGCTATTTCGGAAGGAGTCTTGAATCGGGTTTCTGTTTGTGTGACGAATATGAGCGATACGCCTCAAATCGTTGAATCCAAAATCATCCCAGTTGATCATATTTGGGATTACCGTTGCGAAGCGAACCCGCCGATTGCCACAACAGAACTGCACATCATGCCAGGGAAATATCAATGGATTGATTGGGATGTGCAGCTGAGTAAAGCAGATGGGCTGAAGTCAGGAAGCTATGCTCGCTTGGATTTACTTGCGAATCCACAAATTGCATGGCATTGCGGGGACGGGATTGTGCCAGGTCATACATGTGCATATGAAATGGGCCAAGGAAAGATGCGACGGGATTGGAACGGGCCGACACGCAGCTTCCGAGTGGACCCTCCGCAGCACGCGTACAGTCCTGAGCACGTTATCAACGGAGTAACGCGTCCTTATCGTTTTACGAACCTATGGCGTTCTGATTCGAGTGAGTCGCTTCCTCAGTGGCTTGAACTGAAATGGGAAGAGCAACAATCTATTGGACAGATTGAGCTAACGTTCCCCGGCAACATCCTTTGGGAATATCATGGGTATGCTCCGTTCCATCGCGATCCGCAGTGTCCGAAGGATTACCGCCTTGAGGCATTTGTAAACGGTGAGTGGGAGCAAGTGCTTGAGGTAAAGGGGAATTATCAACGTCATTGCCGTCATACGCTGGAACAGCCTGTTCTAACCCAAAAGCTGCGTGTCGTTATTGATACAACCAATGGGGATCCGTCGGCAGCTATCTATGAGATTCGTTGCTACCAAGCTTGA